One window of the Streptomyces asoensis genome contains the following:
- a CDS encoding MerR family transcriptional regulator encodes MKIGDLSGRTGVPTRLLRYYEEQDLLHPDRGENGYRSYGEAAVRDVQQIRGLLDSGLTTEMIRAILPYLSGPDEIVLPAEHLTPETAALLEGHIDRIQARIDCLARNRDRLSAYLAAVRPDGVATPGSSRHR; translated from the coding sequence ATGAAGATCGGCGACCTCTCCGGCCGCACCGGCGTCCCCACCCGGCTGCTGCGCTACTACGAGGAGCAGGACCTGCTGCACCCCGACCGCGGTGAGAACGGCTACCGCTCCTACGGGGAGGCGGCCGTCCGGGACGTCCAGCAGATCCGCGGGCTGCTCGACTCCGGCCTCACCACCGAGATGATCCGTGCGATCCTGCCGTATCTGTCCGGCCCCGACGAGATCGTCCTGCCCGCGGAGCACCTCACCCCGGAGACCGCCGCCCTCCTCGAGGGGCACATCGACCGCATCCAGGCCCGGATCGACTGTCTGGCCCGCAACCGCGACCGGCTGAGCGCGTACCTGGCGGCGGTGCGGCCGGACGGCGTGGCGACGCCCGGCTCGTCCCGGCACCGGTAA
- a CDS encoding MFS transporter, whose protein sequence is MSTTSMVKGTAMPAPLPWPGLLALSTAAFTAVVTELLPAGLLPRMAPALGVPEARVGFLVTGYAVASFVAAIPVTALLRGLPRRPVLVGTLLGFALSNAVVALSSSYGLTFTARLVAGVMGGTLWAMLAGYAARMVPAERRGRAIAVVLAGITLALSLGVPAGTALAEVVGWRAAFGLLSGLAVLLVGWVRWRVPGFPGEARGERVPLARVALLPGLPVILSVTLFLLLGHQVLYTYIAPFAEHAGFGRTDVVLLVFGASTVGGIWGTGLLVDRRPRATLLGALALCAAVMLALGRYADVPAVLLVSAALWGVAFGGAPTLIQTALVNASGPAASDVATSLQTTVYNAGIAGGSLTGGVVLEALGAGALPWTALPLVALALTAVALGRRHAFPVARSRA, encoded by the coding sequence ATGTCCACCACATCCATGGTCAAGGGCACCGCCATGCCCGCGCCCCTGCCCTGGCCGGGGCTGCTCGCCCTGTCCACGGCCGCCTTCACCGCCGTGGTCACCGAGTTGCTGCCGGCCGGGCTGCTGCCACGCATGGCACCGGCCCTCGGCGTTCCCGAGGCCCGGGTGGGGTTCCTGGTCACCGGGTACGCGGTGGCGTCGTTCGTCGCGGCGATCCCGGTGACCGCGCTGCTGCGCGGCCTGCCGCGCCGGCCGGTCCTCGTCGGCACCCTGCTGGGCTTCGCGCTGAGCAACGCGGTGGTCGCGCTGTCGTCGTCGTACGGCCTCACCTTCACCGCGCGTCTGGTCGCCGGTGTCATGGGCGGCACGCTGTGGGCGATGCTCGCCGGGTACGCGGCCCGGATGGTGCCGGCCGAGCGACGCGGCCGGGCGATCGCGGTCGTGCTCGCCGGTATCACGCTCGCGCTGTCGCTGGGGGTGCCCGCGGGGACGGCGCTGGCCGAGGTGGTGGGGTGGCGCGCGGCGTTCGGGCTGCTGTCCGGGCTCGCGGTGCTGCTCGTGGGCTGGGTGCGGTGGCGGGTCCCGGGCTTTCCGGGCGAGGCACGGGGCGAGCGAGTGCCGCTCGCCCGGGTCGCCCTGCTGCCGGGGCTCCCGGTGATCCTTTCCGTCACCCTGTTCCTGCTGCTGGGCCACCAGGTGCTGTACACGTACATCGCGCCCTTCGCCGAGCACGCGGGGTTCGGACGTACGGATGTGGTGCTGCTGGTGTTCGGGGCGTCCACGGTCGGCGGGATCTGGGGGACGGGGCTACTGGTGGACCGGCGTCCGCGGGCCACACTGCTCGGCGCGCTCGCCCTCTGCGCGGCGGTCATGCTCGCCCTCGGCCGGTATGCCGACGTGCCCGCCGTGCTGCTGGTCTCCGCCGCCCTGTGGGGAGTGGCCTTCGGCGGGGCGCCGACCCTCATCCAGACGGCACTGGTGAACGCCTCGGGGCCCGCCGCCTCGGACGTGGCGACCTCGCTCCAGACCACGGTGTACAACGCGGGCATCGCGGGCGGCTCGCTGACCGGAGGTGTGGTCCTGGAGGCGCTGGGTGCGGGGGCCCTGCCGTGGACGGCGCTGCCGCTGGTCGCGCTGGCCCTGACCGCGGTCGCGCTGGGCCGCCGGCACGCCTTTCCGGTCGCGCGGAGCCGCGCCTAG
- a CDS encoding chaplin produces MAVAAVSGAMAVTLPAHADSAADGSAAGSPGVISGNGVQLPVHLPVNLCGNTVNVVGVLNPAAGNTCANKGAEAAPGAHGASSGSGGATAPGTHGTHGTHGTHGTHGASSGGGATAHGVAQDSPGVVSGNGVQLPVHLPVNVSGNSVNVVGIANPAFDNESVNVSDEEPAPPVEPAPQPPTRHEPPSEPEHPGPRAVVPQTPAVAPQRGMPEAMSSLAHTGADATLPALAGSAALLLGGVALHRRFRPNTER; encoded by the coding sequence ATGGCCGTCGCCGCAGTTTCCGGCGCGATGGCTGTGACACTGCCCGCACACGCCGATTCCGCGGCGGACGGCTCTGCGGCCGGCTCGCCCGGAGTGATCTCCGGCAACGGTGTCCAGCTGCCGGTGCACCTCCCGGTGAACCTGTGCGGGAACACGGTGAACGTGGTGGGCGTGCTGAACCCCGCCGCGGGCAACACCTGCGCCAACAAGGGCGCGGAGGCCGCTCCCGGGGCGCACGGCGCATCCAGCGGGAGCGGTGGCGCCACCGCTCCCGGCACGCACGGCACGCACGGCACGCACGGCACGCACGGCACGCACGGCGCGTCGTCCGGCGGTGGCGCCACCGCGCACGGCGTCGCGCAGGACTCGCCGGGCGTCGTCTCCGGCAACGGTGTCCAGCTGCCGGTCCACCTCCCGGTGAACGTCAGCGGCAACAGCGTGAACGTCGTCGGCATCGCGAACCCGGCGTTCGACAACGAGTCCGTCAACGTGTCCGATGAGGAGCCCGCGCCGCCGGTCGAGCCCGCGCCGCAGCCGCCGACCCGGCACGAACCGCCCTCGGAGCCCGAGCACCCGGGCCCACGGGCCGTCGTTCCGCAGACGCCGGCCGTCGCGCCCCAGAGAGGGATGCCCGAGGCCATGTCCTCGCTCGCCCACACGGGAGCCGACGCCACCCTGCCCGCCCTCGCCGGCAGCGCGGCCCTGCTGCTCGGCGGTGTGGCCCTCCACCGGCGGTTCCGCCCGAACACGGAGCGCTGA
- a CDS encoding alpha/beta hydrolase: MLAKLPTRPGLRRCALAATAALTLVGAGLPTATANRNAAGDDRADLSRFYGQKVTWSACDGDGIPKDLQCADLTVPLDYDRPKSGTLDLALGRYRATGDKRGSVVLNFGGPGGPGVPELAYGGKEFMDLTDGYDVVTLDPRGVGRSSPVSCGDGEDSGLASLDDDTALADPQALLTRLKQAAADCAEHSGPVLPHIGTVDAAQDLDVLRAALGDKKLNYLGFSYGTRLGAVYAARFPDKVGRLVLDGVDTLTEPLTEQGIAGARGQQVALDDFVGWCTKDIACPFGQDPRVAREAVVRLVRSLDEDPVPTDFGEDFSGQDLVGALGQGLYSKELWPLLERSLAQLIESGDASGVLSFASGGFALPLPFPLRAAGRGEPSPGALVDEEDIPLDNLPAALMAINCADDPDRPTAAQITADLKRLRAAYDKASPVFGQYRLTEVLMCYGRPKGTDFIRDEVKDLSTPEMLLVGTRGDPATPYRWTVETAKRLGAPAVVLDNKGDGHTGYGSSKCVHRKVDDFLLYGSLPPSGSSCGPPDEDDD, encoded by the coding sequence ATGCTGGCCAAGCTGCCGACGCGGCCCGGGCTGCGACGCTGCGCGCTCGCCGCCACCGCCGCACTGACCCTGGTGGGCGCGGGCCTGCCGACGGCGACCGCGAACCGGAACGCCGCCGGGGACGACCGTGCCGACCTCTCCCGGTTCTACGGCCAGAAGGTCACGTGGTCGGCGTGCGACGGCGACGGCATACCCAAGGACCTCCAGTGCGCCGACCTGACCGTCCCCCTCGACTACGACCGCCCCAAGTCCGGCACGCTCGACCTCGCGCTCGGCCGCTACCGGGCCACGGGCGACAAACGCGGCTCGGTGGTGCTCAACTTCGGCGGCCCCGGCGGCCCCGGTGTCCCTGAACTCGCCTACGGCGGCAAGGAGTTCATGGACCTCACCGACGGCTACGACGTGGTCACCCTCGATCCCCGTGGCGTCGGCCGCTCCTCCCCCGTCAGCTGCGGGGACGGTGAGGACAGCGGGCTGGCCTCCCTGGACGACGACACGGCCCTCGCCGATCCCCAGGCGCTCCTCACCCGGTTGAAGCAGGCCGCCGCCGACTGCGCCGAGCACTCCGGACCGGTGCTGCCGCACATAGGCACCGTCGACGCGGCACAGGACCTGGACGTGCTGCGCGCGGCGCTCGGCGACAAGAAGCTCAACTACCTGGGCTTCTCGTACGGCACCCGGCTCGGCGCGGTCTACGCCGCCCGGTTCCCCGACAAGGTGGGCCGGCTGGTCCTCGACGGCGTCGACACCCTGACCGAGCCGCTCACCGAGCAGGGCATCGCGGGCGCCCGGGGGCAGCAGGTGGCGCTGGACGACTTCGTCGGCTGGTGCACGAAGGACATCGCCTGCCCGTTCGGGCAGGATCCGCGCGTGGCCCGCGAGGCGGTCGTACGGCTCGTGCGCTCGCTGGACGAGGACCCGGTGCCGACCGACTTCGGCGAGGACTTCTCCGGTCAGGACCTCGTCGGCGCGCTCGGACAGGGGCTGTACAGCAAGGAGCTGTGGCCCCTGCTGGAACGGTCGCTGGCGCAGCTCATCGAGAGCGGGGACGCCAGCGGGGTCCTGAGCTTCGCGAGCGGCGGCTTCGCCCTCCCGCTGCCGTTCCCGCTCCGGGCCGCGGGCCGCGGCGAGCCCTCCCCCGGGGCGCTCGTCGACGAGGAGGACATCCCCCTCGACAACCTGCCCGCGGCGCTGATGGCGATCAACTGCGCCGACGACCCCGACCGCCCCACGGCCGCGCAGATCACCGCGGACCTCAAGCGGCTGCGCGCCGCCTATGACAAGGCCTCACCGGTCTTCGGCCAGTACCGCCTCACCGAGGTCCTGATGTGCTACGGCCGCCCCAAGGGCACCGACTTCATCCGCGACGAGGTGAAGGACCTGAGCACCCCGGAGATGCTGCTGGTCGGCACGCGCGGCGACCCGGCGACGCCGTACCGCTGGACCGTGGAGACGGCGAAGCGTCTCGGTGCCCCGGCCGTGGTGCTCGACAACAAGGGCGACGGCCACACCGGATACGGCTCGTCCAAGTGCGTGCACCGCAAGGTCGACGACTTCCTGCTGTACGGCTCCCTCCCGCCCAGCGGCAGCTCCTGCGGGCCGCCCGACGAGGACGACGACTGA
- a CDS encoding FMN-binding glutamate synthase family protein — translation MRRFLPLLLVCLLAAAATAASSARSAWWWLAAGPLLASACLGGWDLLQRRRSALRNHPLVGRLRYPAAEVRVRPGSGDAREPFGGDRDAYEYLVPSLRPVEPAEEPPVVRVGGPDCSQPYDMALLNVSAMSFGALSSRAVLALNRGAALGRFAQDTGEGGLSEHHLRGGGDLVWEIGTGYFGCRGADGGFDAREFADKAALPEVKCVSLKLSQGAAPGSGGVLPGVKVSAEIARERKVPVGETVVSPPLHRVFSTPRELVLFLARLRELAGGKPTGFKLCVGSRREFLAVCGAMVAEGLTPDFVVVDGSEGGTGAGPAGFAGHLGMPLTQGLITVHNALVGVGLRDRVRIGASGRVATGADIVTRLAQGADYTNAARAMMRAVGCVGALRCHTGTCPAGVATQDPLRAHALNVADKARRVGRYQRETVRDAVRIMAAMGIREPAELTPGHLVRRTQPGTVRSYAELYEWLAPGELLAGPPESWETDWKAADPDSF, via the coding sequence GTGCGCCGGTTCCTGCCGCTGCTGCTCGTCTGTCTCCTCGCGGCCGCGGCTACCGCCGCCTCGTCCGCCCGGTCCGCCTGGTGGTGGCTCGCGGCCGGACCGCTGCTGGCGTCGGCCTGCCTGGGCGGCTGGGACCTGCTCCAGCGCCGCCGCTCCGCACTGCGCAACCATCCGTTGGTCGGGCGGCTGCGGTATCCGGCCGCGGAGGTTCGTGTACGCCCCGGGAGCGGCGACGCGCGGGAGCCGTTCGGCGGCGACCGGGACGCGTACGAGTATCTGGTGCCGTCGCTGCGGCCGGTCGAGCCGGCCGAGGAGCCGCCGGTGGTGCGGGTGGGCGGGCCGGACTGCTCCCAGCCCTACGACATGGCGCTGCTGAACGTGTCCGCGATGAGCTTCGGGGCGCTGTCGTCGCGCGCGGTCCTCGCCCTCAACAGGGGTGCGGCGCTGGGGCGTTTCGCGCAGGACACCGGGGAGGGCGGGCTGTCGGAGCACCATCTGCGCGGGGGCGGCGACCTGGTCTGGGAGATCGGGACGGGGTACTTCGGCTGCCGTGGCGCCGACGGCGGCTTCGACGCGCGGGAGTTCGCGGACAAGGCGGCGCTGCCCGAGGTGAAGTGTGTGTCGTTGAAGCTGTCCCAGGGGGCGGCGCCGGGCAGCGGCGGGGTGCTGCCCGGGGTGAAGGTGAGCGCCGAGATCGCGCGGGAGCGGAAGGTCCCGGTGGGCGAGACGGTGGTGTCGCCGCCCTTGCACCGGGTGTTCTCGACGCCGCGTGAACTGGTGCTGTTCCTGGCACGGTTGCGTGAGCTGGCGGGCGGCAAACCGACCGGGTTCAAGCTGTGCGTGGGCTCACGGCGGGAGTTCCTCGCGGTGTGCGGGGCGATGGTGGCGGAGGGGCTGACGCCGGACTTCGTGGTGGTGGACGGGTCGGAGGGCGGCACCGGCGCCGGGCCGGCGGGGTTCGCCGGGCACCTCGGTATGCCGCTCACCCAGGGGTTGATCACCGTGCACAACGCCCTGGTCGGCGTCGGCCTCCGGGACCGGGTCCGGATCGGGGCGAGCGGCCGGGTGGCCACCGGCGCGGACATCGTCACCCGTCTCGCGCAGGGCGCCGACTACACCAACGCGGCCCGGGCGATGATGCGCGCCGTCGGCTGTGTCGGCGCCCTGCGGTGCCACACCGGGACCTGTCCGGCCGGCGTCGCGACCCAGGATCCGCTGCGGGCGCACGCCCTCAACGTGGCCGACAAGGCCCGGCGGGTCGGGCGCTACCAGCGGGAGACGGTGCGTGACGCCGTCAGGATCATGGCGGCGATGGGCATCCGCGAGCCGGCCGAACTCACCCCCGGCCATCTGGTCCGGCGGACGCAGCCGGGCACGGTCCGCTCGTACGCGGAGCTGTACGAGTGGCTGGCGCCGGGAGAACTGCTCGCCGGACCACCGGAGTCCTGGGAGACGGACTGGAAGGCCGCGGACCCGGACAGCTTCTAG
- a CDS encoding alpha/beta fold hydrolase, with protein sequence MPQLEVDGAALTYDDEGPRDGDGVPLVFVHGWTANRHRWDHQVAHFAERRRVIRFDLRGHGESSGAGVKTVAELATDLLALLDHLEIERFVLVGHSMGGMISQTVALSHPARVERMVLVNSIGRMTYSRGRGLLMGVSTLVPFKLFVAANIQRAFAPGYPREEIRAYIKSSADTPREVVMTLYGAMRAFDVLDRVGEIQAPTLMIHGYHDIQLPVQQMLRMAKAYPDATVRVLDAGHELPVEKPAELTAAIDAFVTVKPS encoded by the coding sequence ATGCCGCAGCTCGAAGTCGACGGCGCAGCACTGACGTACGACGACGAGGGCCCGCGCGACGGCGACGGGGTGCCCCTGGTGTTCGTGCACGGCTGGACGGCGAACCGGCACCGCTGGGACCACCAGGTGGCGCATTTCGCCGAGCGGCGCCGGGTGATCCGGTTCGACCTGCGCGGGCACGGCGAGAGCAGCGGGGCGGGCGTGAAGACGGTCGCGGAGCTGGCGACGGACCTCCTGGCCCTCCTCGACCACCTGGAGATCGAACGGTTCGTGCTGGTCGGCCACTCGATGGGCGGGATGATCTCGCAGACCGTGGCCCTCTCCCACCCCGCACGGGTGGAGCGCATGGTGCTGGTGAACTCCATCGGCCGGATGACGTACAGCCGGGGCAGGGGCCTGCTGATGGGCGTCTCCACCCTCGTCCCCTTCAAGCTGTTCGTCGCCGCCAACATCCAGCGGGCCTTCGCCCCCGGCTACCCCCGCGAGGAGATCCGCGCGTACATCAAGTCCTCCGCGGACACCCCGCGCGAGGTGGTCATGACGCTGTACGGCGCCATGCGTGCCTTCGACGTGCTGGACCGGGTCGGAGAGATCCAGGCCCCGACCCTGATGATCCACGGCTACCACGACATCCAGCTCCCGGTGCAGCAGATGCTGCGCATGGCCAAGGCTTACCCGGACGCCACCGTCCGCGTCCTCGACGCGGGCCACGAACTCCCCGTCGAGAAGCCGGCCGAGCTGACGGCGGCGATCGACGCCTTCGTCACCGTCAAGCCCTCGTAG